In the genome of Mycobacterium kansasii ATCC 12478, one region contains:
- a CDS encoding amidohydrolase family protein translates to MTQTTIDCLVNVHFGEAGSQPTWMLKVRHDYFKGPESMFEPVELPALLAEMDEQGVHRAILMDSLANPSVTARAFVEAEPDRFALAMGGVDLLRPVKPLRELSAIVSDLPVAYAVVGPSFWGDGQYPPSDAVYYPLYAKCAELDLPLCVNTGIPGPPIPGEVQHPMHLDRVCVRFPELRLCMIHGADPWWDVAIRLLLKYANLRLMTSAWSPKRLPEALLHYMRTRGKNKVIFASDWPVLPMRRVIPEARALDLPSDVLQNYLYNNAQEFFFGEER, encoded by the coding sequence ATGACGCAGACGACGATCGACTGCCTGGTGAACGTCCACTTCGGTGAGGCCGGGTCCCAGCCGACCTGGATGCTCAAGGTTCGTCACGACTACTTCAAGGGCCCCGAGTCGATGTTCGAACCAGTCGAGCTGCCCGCGCTGCTCGCCGAGATGGACGAACAGGGGGTGCACAGGGCGATCCTGATGGATTCGCTGGCCAACCCGTCCGTCACCGCGCGCGCGTTCGTCGAAGCCGAGCCCGACCGGTTCGCGCTGGCCATGGGCGGAGTCGACCTGCTGCGTCCGGTCAAGCCGTTGCGTGAATTGAGCGCCATTGTCAGCGACCTGCCCGTAGCGTATGCCGTTGTCGGGCCCAGCTTTTGGGGAGACGGGCAATACCCGCCCAGCGACGCCGTCTACTATCCGCTCTACGCCAAGTGCGCCGAACTCGACCTTCCGCTGTGCGTCAACACCGGCATACCCGGGCCGCCGATCCCCGGAGAAGTGCAGCATCCGATGCATCTCGACCGGGTGTGCGTGCGGTTTCCGGAGCTGCGGCTGTGCATGATCCACGGCGCCGATCCATGGTGGGACGTGGCGATCCGGCTGCTGCTCAAGTACGCCAACCTGCGGCTGATGACCTCGGCATGGTCGCCCAAGCGATTGCCGGAAGCTCTGCTGCATTACATGCGGACCCGGGGCAAGAACAAGGTGATCTTCGCCTCGGATTGGCCGGTATTGCCGATGCGCAGGGTCATACCCGAGGCGCGGGCCCTGGACCTGCCGTCCGACGTCCTGCAGAACTACCTCTACAACAACGCCCAAGAATTTTTCTTCGGTGAGGAGCGCTGA
- a CDS encoding acyl-CoA synthetase translates to MDAIAEVIPDHQMTVCGPRRSTFAESAARTDRLANYLHGNGFGVHQSRETLQRWECGQDRVALIMYNDLYPDMVIGCLKARVVPVNVNHHYSPREIAELLDYVKPRGVIYHRSLGARFAEVLPPHETELLISIDDASGAAELPGAVSLDDALATCGAGRTVAGSPDDLIMMCTGGTTGRPKGVLWRQSDIYVTSMVGADHAGVEEIHQLVRAGGPPWFAVSPLMHAAGMWTAFAALLHGLTVVMYDDRNRLDARSVWATAEREQVGMITMVGDAYAAPLVAELRNRTYDLSSVHSIGTGGAATNAKYKRALMELLPQATIIEGYGSSETGNMAFGYSRDGTASETFEPRVGATVVSADRSRFLRPGEPEIGWAARIGRIPMGYFNDADATQRTFPEIAGRRVVIPGDRACLEKDGTIRLFGRDSLVVNTGGEKVFVEEVEDVLRTHPGVADALVLGRPSERWGQEVVALVVLRPDARVGEPGLYAFCTSQLAHFKAPKAFIVVEHIQRLGNGKPNYRWAREQVTRQVPAP, encoded by the coding sequence CTGGACGCCATCGCGGAGGTCATTCCGGATCACCAGATGACGGTGTGCGGTCCGCGCCGCAGCACCTTCGCCGAGTCGGCGGCGCGAACGGACCGGTTGGCAAACTACCTGCACGGCAATGGTTTCGGAGTCCACCAGTCGCGCGAGACGCTGCAGCGGTGGGAATGTGGTCAGGACCGGGTTGCCCTGATCATGTACAACGACCTGTATCCCGACATGGTGATCGGCTGCCTCAAGGCGCGCGTCGTGCCGGTCAATGTGAACCACCACTACTCGCCGCGTGAGATCGCTGAGCTGCTCGACTATGTCAAGCCGCGGGGCGTCATCTATCACCGCTCGCTTGGTGCGCGATTCGCCGAAGTGTTGCCGCCCCACGAGACCGAGTTACTGATATCCATCGACGACGCGAGCGGCGCTGCCGAGCTGCCGGGCGCGGTTTCGCTCGATGACGCACTGGCAACCTGTGGCGCTGGCCGCACGGTCGCGGGTTCGCCGGACGATCTGATCATGATGTGCACCGGCGGAACGACAGGACGCCCCAAGGGGGTGCTGTGGCGCCAAAGCGATATCTACGTGACGTCGATGGTGGGCGCCGACCACGCAGGCGTCGAAGAGATCCATCAGCTGGTGCGCGCAGGGGGCCCGCCGTGGTTCGCCGTTTCACCGCTCATGCATGCCGCCGGGATGTGGACGGCGTTCGCGGCTCTACTGCACGGCCTCACCGTCGTCATGTACGACGACCGCAACCGGCTCGACGCGCGGTCGGTCTGGGCGACCGCCGAGCGCGAACAGGTGGGCATGATCACCATGGTCGGTGACGCATACGCCGCACCGCTGGTCGCCGAACTGCGGAACCGTACGTACGACCTGTCGTCGGTGCACTCGATCGGCACGGGCGGGGCGGCCACCAACGCGAAATACAAACGTGCATTGATGGAGTTGCTGCCGCAGGCCACCATCATCGAGGGCTATGGCTCGTCGGAGACCGGCAATATGGCATTCGGGTACAGCCGCGACGGAACCGCCAGCGAAACCTTCGAACCCAGAGTCGGTGCGACCGTCGTCTCCGCGGACCGCAGCCGATTCCTGCGGCCCGGTGAGCCCGAGATCGGCTGGGCGGCAAGAATCGGCCGGATTCCCATGGGATACTTCAACGACGCCGACGCCACCCAACGCACTTTCCCCGAGATCGCCGGCCGCCGTGTGGTGATACCCGGCGACCGGGCTTGCCTCGAGAAGGACGGAACCATCCGGTTATTCGGCCGCGACTCCCTGGTGGTGAACACCGGTGGCGAGAAGGTGTTCGTCGAAGAGGTCGAGGACGTACTGCGCACACATCCCGGCGTTGCCGATGCGCTCGTGCTGGGACGGCCCAGCGAGCGCTGGGGACAGGAAGTGGTCGCGCTCGTCGTGTTACGCCCGGATGCCCGCGTCGGTGAACCGGGACTGTATGCCTTCTGTACCTCGCAGCTGGCGCATTTCAAGGCCCCCAAGGCGTTCATAGTCGTCGAGCACATCCAGCGTCTGGGCAACGGCAAGCCGAACTATCGGTGGGCGAGAGAGCAAGTGACGCGGCAGGTCCCGGCACCATGA
- a CDS encoding amidohydrolase family protein, with product MGHLNYLAIDVDNHYYEPLDAFTRHLDKRFRRRGVQMFSDGRHTQAIIGDRVNRFIPNPTFDPIIVPGCLDVLFRGEIPAGVDPASLMKVEKLELRPEYQHRDVRVAVLESQGIETILVFPTFGCGVEEALRGDIEATMASLHAFNLWLDEDWGFDRPDHRVLAAPMISLADPEEAVREIDFVLARGARLVHVRPAPVPGIPKNRSLGHRSHDPAWARLAEAGVPVAFHLGDSGYLKIAAMWGGKETFEPFAAPPDPLDKILVDDRAIHDTMASLIVHGVFDRHPELRVASIENGSEWVHRLAKRLKKLANQHPRSFPNDPVDTLREHVWVSPYYEEDLELLADKIGVDRILFGSDWPHGEGLESPLSFTGELAAFSEADTRKIMRDNALAFLGITVSAAT from the coding sequence ATGGGGCACTTGAATTACCTGGCGATCGACGTCGACAACCACTACTACGAACCTCTGGATGCGTTCACCCGCCATCTGGACAAGCGGTTCCGCCGGCGTGGTGTGCAGATGTTCAGCGACGGCCGGCACACCCAGGCGATCATCGGCGACCGCGTCAACCGATTCATCCCCAATCCGACCTTCGACCCGATCATCGTGCCGGGCTGCCTGGACGTGCTGTTCCGCGGCGAGATTCCCGCGGGTGTGGACCCGGCGTCGCTGATGAAGGTCGAGAAGCTGGAATTGCGGCCGGAGTACCAGCACCGGGACGTACGCGTCGCCGTGCTCGAAAGCCAAGGCATCGAAACGATTCTGGTGTTCCCGACCTTCGGCTGCGGAGTCGAGGAAGCGCTCCGGGGTGACATCGAGGCGACGATGGCATCCCTGCATGCGTTCAACCTGTGGCTCGACGAGGATTGGGGTTTCGACCGCCCGGACCATCGCGTCCTTGCCGCGCCGATGATCTCGTTGGCCGACCCCGAAGAAGCGGTCAGAGAAATCGATTTCGTGCTCGCACGCGGTGCACGACTGGTGCATGTGCGTCCGGCGCCGGTTCCCGGTATTCCGAAGAACCGCTCGCTTGGCCACCGCTCGCACGACCCGGCCTGGGCGCGGCTGGCCGAAGCCGGCGTGCCGGTGGCGTTCCACCTGGGCGACAGCGGCTACCTGAAAATCGCTGCGATGTGGGGCGGAAAGGAAACCTTCGAGCCGTTCGCGGCACCGCCCGACCCGCTGGACAAGATACTCGTCGACGATCGTGCCATCCATGACACCATGGCTTCGCTGATCGTCCACGGGGTTTTCGATCGTCATCCCGAACTCCGGGTGGCCAGCATCGAGAACGGTTCGGAATGGGTGCATCGGCTTGCGAAGCGGCTCAAGAAGTTGGCTAACCAGCATCCGCGCTCGTTCCCCAATGATCCCGTCGATACGTTGCGCGAGCACGTGTGGGTGTCACCGTACTACGAGGAAGATCTCGAGTTGCTGGCCGACAAGATCGGCGTCGATCGCATTCTGTTCGGCTCGGACTGGCCCCACGGCGAAGGTCTGGAGTCACCCCTGTCGTTCACCGGGGAACTTGCCGCGTTCAGCGAAGCCGACACCCGAAAGATCATGCGCGACAACGCGTTGGCCTTCCTCGGCATCACGGTGTCTGCGGCGACCTAG
- a CDS encoding enoyl-CoA hydratase codes for MSNDADDAVLYDATPGGVAILTFNRPDRLNAWGPDIAAGFYAGLDRAEQDPEIRVIVLTGRGRGFCAGAYLGSPDSAAGYGATMATARQTDLADLVGERPPHFVTTLRKPVIAAINGPCAGIGLTQALMCDVRFAAAGAKFAAVFARRGLIAEFGISWILPRLTSWAVALDLLLSGRTFLAEEAAELGLVKEVVAAEDLMKRALEYAEDIARNCSPASMAVIKRQVYGDATGDVLEATARAEVLLREAMPRPDVVEGIVSFLQKRVPRFPSLTSE; via the coding sequence ATGAGCAACGATGCTGACGACGCGGTGCTCTACGACGCAACCCCTGGCGGGGTAGCGATCCTCACCTTTAACCGCCCCGATCGTCTCAACGCCTGGGGTCCCGACATTGCCGCGGGGTTCTATGCGGGGCTCGACCGCGCCGAACAGGATCCGGAGATCCGGGTGATCGTGCTGACCGGCCGTGGCCGGGGCTTCTGTGCCGGCGCCTATCTGGGCTCGCCGGATTCGGCGGCGGGATACGGCGCCACCATGGCGACAGCACGTCAGACGGATCTGGCCGATTTGGTCGGTGAACGCCCACCTCATTTCGTGACGACGCTTCGCAAGCCGGTGATCGCCGCGATCAACGGTCCCTGCGCGGGCATCGGGCTGACGCAGGCGCTGATGTGCGACGTTCGGTTTGCCGCCGCGGGGGCGAAGTTCGCCGCCGTATTCGCCCGGCGCGGGCTGATCGCCGAGTTCGGGATCTCCTGGATACTTCCGCGCTTGACAAGCTGGGCGGTCGCACTGGACCTGTTGTTGAGCGGCCGAACGTTTTTGGCCGAGGAGGCTGCAGAGTTGGGTTTGGTCAAGGAAGTCGTCGCGGCCGAGGATTTGATGAAGCGCGCTCTCGAGTATGCGGAGGACATCGCCCGCAACTGCTCGCCTGCGTCGATGGCGGTGATCAAGCGCCAAGTCTATGGTGACGCCACTGGCGATGTCCTCGAAGCCACCGCCCGTGCCGAAGTTCTGCTGCGCGAGGCGATGCCTAGGCCGGACGTTGTCGAAGGAATCGTGAGCTTCCTGCAGAAGCGCGTGCCGCGGTTTCCTTCGCTCACATCGGAATAA
- a CDS encoding dihydrodipicolinate synthase family protein, with amino-acid sequence MATAGEARAWARGALRGIGDSLYTPFCGNDGDDIDWDAYRTLVRYCVGDLGHPMLWCTSGIGEFWSLTIDERKRLLEVAIDEGRRVNPDVVIQACTSSMTAKDCLELTLHAQAAGADIAYLQTPMMETHGGDGVLRFFKYIAAHTDIALGMFNSPSSGYVLTPAESARIYHEVPAVCATKEGAFRPQASRVLHELAPGLVLWECDKTIYRAGWLRAGIVCPGQLGTAGYLMETPQLPLLSEYWDLVLGDKLIEAMDYGRDSGLDQFDVDLGSWWTCYPGRPDYFTHWGGAFKYAASVLGLPIGSYPHSRPPQAELPPEAKTQIAAAYRRLGLIDA; translated from the coding sequence GTGGCAACGGCCGGTGAGGCGCGTGCCTGGGCACGGGGTGCGTTGCGGGGCATCGGCGACTCGCTCTATACGCCGTTTTGCGGGAACGACGGGGACGACATCGACTGGGACGCTTACCGGACGCTGGTCCGCTATTGCGTCGGTGATCTCGGACATCCGATGCTGTGGTGCACCAGCGGAATCGGGGAGTTCTGGTCGCTGACCATCGACGAGCGCAAGCGCTTGCTCGAGGTTGCGATCGACGAAGGGCGCCGCGTAAATCCCGACGTCGTCATCCAGGCCTGCACATCATCCATGACGGCCAAGGACTGCCTGGAGTTGACGCTGCACGCCCAGGCGGCGGGCGCCGACATCGCCTATCTCCAGACACCGATGATGGAGACCCACGGTGGCGACGGAGTGCTGAGATTCTTCAAATATATTGCGGCACACACGGATATCGCGCTAGGCATGTTCAATTCCCCGTCCTCCGGTTATGTGTTGACGCCGGCCGAAAGTGCGCGCATCTACCACGAAGTGCCCGCGGTATGTGCCACCAAGGAAGGCGCCTTCCGCCCGCAAGCCAGTCGGGTGCTCCATGAACTCGCCCCCGGACTGGTGCTCTGGGAATGCGACAAGACTATCTACCGCGCCGGATGGCTGCGCGCCGGGATCGTCTGCCCGGGACAGCTGGGCACGGCCGGCTATCTGATGGAGACGCCGCAACTGCCGCTGCTGTCCGAATACTGGGATTTGGTGTTGGGGGACAAGCTCATCGAGGCGATGGACTATGGACGTGATTCCGGTCTTGACCAGTTCGATGTGGACCTCGGTTCATGGTGGACCTGCTATCCGGGCAGACCTGACTACTTCACCCACTGGGGCGGTGCGTTCAAATACGCGGCGTCGGTGCTGGGCCTGCCGATCGGGTCCTATCCGCATTCACGGCCGCCCCAGGCCGAGTTGCCGCCCGAGGCCAAGACCCAAATCGCCGCTGCCTACCGGCGGCTGGGGCTCATCGATGCCTAA
- a CDS encoding TetR/AcrR family transcriptional regulator: MAKQATADKRQRRERGSINPDDIITGAFELAEQVSIDNLSMPLLGKHLGVGVTSIYWYFRKKDDLLNAMTDRALSKYVFATPYVEADDWRETLRNHARLMRKTFMGNPILCDLILIRSALSPRAARLGAQEMERAIANLVQAGLSPEDAFDTYAAVSLHVRGSVVLHRLNEKHQSADSGPRALEDAMEIDPQTTPLIARVTGKGHRIATPDEANFEYGLNCILDHAGRLIEERPKAAKPPSPQRKTAKSSAPRKRTRAGPSTDRG, from the coding sequence GTGGCAAAGCAGGCAACCGCCGACAAACGTCAGCGGCGCGAGCGCGGGTCCATCAATCCAGACGACATCATCACCGGCGCATTCGAACTGGCAGAACAGGTGTCCATCGACAACCTGAGTATGCCGCTGCTCGGCAAACACCTCGGAGTAGGCGTCACCAGCATCTACTGGTACTTCCGCAAGAAGGACGATCTGCTTAACGCGATGACCGATCGCGCCTTGAGCAAGTACGTCTTTGCCACCCCCTACGTGGAGGCCGACGACTGGCGTGAGACCTTACGCAATCATGCCCGCCTGATGCGGAAGACCTTCATGGGCAACCCGATACTGTGCGATCTGATCCTTATCCGGTCGGCGCTCAGTCCCAGGGCCGCCAGGCTTGGCGCCCAGGAGATGGAGCGGGCCATCGCGAATCTGGTGCAGGCAGGTTTGTCTCCCGAGGACGCCTTCGACACATACGCCGCGGTCTCGCTTCACGTCCGCGGGTCGGTGGTGCTACATCGACTCAACGAGAAGCACCAGTCCGCGGACAGCGGGCCACGCGCCCTCGAAGACGCCATGGAGATCGACCCGCAAACCACACCGTTGATCGCCCGGGTCACCGGGAAGGGACACCGCATCGCGACCCCTGATGAGGCCAACTTCGAATACGGCCTCAACTGCATCCTCGACCACGCCGGCCGGTTGATCGAGGAACGGCCGAAAGCAGCCAAACCGCCGTCACCGCAACGTAAAACGGCCAAGTCGTCGGCTCCGCGAAAACGGACCAGGGCCGGGCCGTCCACGGATCGAGGCTAG
- a CDS encoding GntR family transcriptional regulator — protein sequence MTVPDFAARPQLSDDVANFVRKRIYEGSYAAGNYIRLDQLAAELGISVTPVREALFALRAEGLVAQQPRRGFVVLPVTKRDLADVANVQAHVGGELAARAAISISDQQLRGLRQIQAQLEEAYAADDDERTVQLNHEFHRAINIAADSPKLAQLMSQITRYAPESVFPSIEHWPARAIKHHRRILSALAKHDDKLARAAMADHLAASAIPLIDHLIARGVVAEGGALGTSRPGRS from the coding sequence ATGACTGTCCCGGATTTCGCTGCGCGACCCCAGCTTTCCGACGATGTGGCGAATTTTGTCCGCAAGAGGATTTACGAAGGCAGCTACGCCGCTGGCAACTACATTCGCCTCGATCAGCTGGCCGCGGAATTGGGAATCAGCGTGACACCGGTGCGTGAGGCGTTATTCGCTTTGCGCGCCGAAGGATTGGTCGCCCAGCAGCCGCGCCGCGGGTTCGTGGTGTTGCCGGTGACCAAACGCGACCTCGCCGACGTCGCCAACGTGCAGGCGCATGTGGGCGGCGAGCTGGCGGCGAGGGCCGCGATCAGCATCAGCGACCAGCAGTTGCGTGGCCTCAGGCAAATCCAGGCGCAGCTCGAGGAGGCTTACGCCGCCGACGACGACGAGCGGACGGTCCAGCTCAACCATGAGTTTCACCGAGCCATCAATATTGCGGCCGACTCGCCGAAGCTGGCGCAATTGATGTCTCAGATCACCCGTTACGCACCCGAATCGGTGTTTCCCAGCATCGAGCATTGGCCGGCACGGGCGATCAAGCATCATCGGCGGATACTGTCCGCCCTGGCGAAGCACGACGACAAGCTGGCCCGCGCTGCCATGGCCGACCATCTTGCCGCCAGCGCAATCCCGTTGATTGACCATCTGATTGCGCGTGGAGTGGTGGCGGAAGGCGGAGCGCTCGGCACATCGCGGCCGGGCCGAAGCTAG
- a CDS encoding acyl-CoA dehydrogenase family protein, with translation MTRLAQTLGLTELQTEIISAVRKFVDKDIIPNAPELERADTYPQAIVDQMRALGLFGLMISEEYGGLGESLLTYALCVEELARGWMSVSGVLNTHFIVAYMLRQHGTDEQQQRFLPRMATGECRGAFSMSEPELGSDVAAIRTRARRDPGGDYLIDGQKMWLTNGASSTLVAVLVRTDEGAAKPHRNLTAFLIEKPTGFGEVAPGLMIPGKIDKLGYKGIDTTELIFDGYRAPADDILGRVPGQGFFQMMDGIEVGRVNVAARACGVAIRAFELAVRYAQQRHTFGKPIAEHQAIAFQLAEMATKVEAAHLMMVNAARLKDSGERNDVAAGMAKYLASEYCSEVTQQSFRIHGGYGYSTAYEIERLMRDAPFLLIGEGTSEIQKSIISKRLLDEYRM, from the coding sequence ATGACTAGACTTGCCCAGACCCTCGGGCTGACCGAGTTGCAAACCGAAATCATCAGCGCCGTAAGGAAATTCGTCGACAAAGACATCATCCCCAACGCGCCGGAGCTGGAGCGCGCCGACACCTATCCGCAGGCAATCGTCGACCAGATGCGCGCCCTGGGTTTGTTCGGTCTGATGATCTCCGAAGAATACGGCGGGCTGGGGGAGTCCCTGCTGACTTACGCGTTGTGTGTCGAAGAGCTGGCCCGGGGCTGGATGAGTGTCTCCGGTGTGCTCAACACCCACTTCATCGTGGCTTACATGCTGCGCCAGCATGGCACCGACGAGCAGCAGCAGCGCTTCCTGCCACGCATGGCCACCGGCGAGTGCCGCGGCGCGTTCTCGATGTCCGAGCCGGAACTGGGCTCCGACGTCGCCGCGATCCGCACCCGGGCCCGCCGCGATCCCGGTGGCGACTACCTCATCGATGGCCAGAAGATGTGGCTGACCAACGGCGCCAGTTCGACGCTGGTGGCGGTGCTGGTGCGCACCGACGAAGGCGCAGCCAAGCCGCACCGCAACCTGACCGCGTTCCTCATCGAAAAGCCAACGGGTTTCGGTGAAGTAGCTCCGGGCCTGATGATCCCCGGCAAGATCGACAAACTGGGCTACAAGGGCATCGATACCACCGAACTCATCTTCGACGGCTATCGGGCACCCGCCGACGACATCCTCGGCCGCGTCCCGGGGCAGGGCTTCTTCCAGATGATGGACGGCATCGAAGTCGGCCGGGTGAACGTTGCGGCGCGAGCCTGTGGTGTGGCCATTCGGGCCTTCGAGCTGGCGGTGCGGTACGCGCAGCAGCGCCACACATTCGGCAAGCCGATCGCTGAGCACCAGGCCATCGCCTTCCAGCTGGCCGAGATGGCGACCAAGGTCGAAGCGGCACACCTGATGATGGTCAATGCGGCGCGGCTGAAAGACTCGGGTGAGCGCAACGACGTCGCCGCCGGAATGGCGAAATATCTTGCCAGCGAATACTGTTCGGAAGTTACCCAGCAAAGCTTCCGCATCCACGGCGGTTACGGATACTCGACGGCCTACGAGATCGAGCGGTTGATGCGCGATGCGCCGTTCCTGCTGATCGGCGAGGGTACCAGCGAAATACAGAAGTCCATCATCAGTAAGCGGCTGCTCGACGAGTATCGGATGTGA
- a CDS encoding CoA transferase, giving the protein MQGPALPLSGISIVEVSSFVAAPLCGMTLSQLGAQVIRVDPIGGAADVQRWPLAATGTSIYWTGLNKGKRSVTVDLRSAEGQQLVQRLVVEGDGIVVTNAGFPWLSHELLAARRSDVIHLQLLGRGDGSTAVDYTVNAATGFPLVTGPVGHAGPVNHVLPAWDVCCGVYAALAVVAAVCRRDQTRMGARVSLALEDVALATAGNLGLLTEPQVNGTQRPRLGNAVYGQYGQDFSSCDGVGFMVVTLTGRHFRDLVDVTGTGTAVSALAEALGVDFAAEGDRYRYRDVLTGLFATWFADHTADEITAALSGTSVLFERYRSFAQVAASSKVTANPLFSVLHQPGVGEYLAPGLPAAFDGAHPASASAPALGQDTAAVLTERLGLTAADIARLSSAQTIGTTAHD; this is encoded by the coding sequence ATGCAAGGTCCCGCGTTGCCGTTGAGCGGCATCAGCATTGTCGAGGTTTCCAGCTTCGTGGCCGCACCGCTGTGCGGCATGACGCTCAGCCAGCTTGGTGCGCAGGTGATCCGCGTCGATCCGATCGGCGGCGCCGCCGACGTGCAGCGCTGGCCGCTCGCTGCAACCGGAACGTCGATCTACTGGACAGGTCTGAACAAGGGGAAGCGTTCGGTGACCGTGGATCTGCGGTCGGCGGAAGGACAGCAGCTGGTGCAGCGGCTGGTCGTCGAGGGCGACGGCATCGTCGTGACCAACGCCGGCTTTCCCTGGCTGAGCCACGAGCTGCTGGCCGCCAGGCGCTCCGATGTCATTCATCTCCAGCTGCTCGGGCGGGGCGACGGGTCAACCGCTGTCGACTACACCGTCAACGCGGCCACCGGCTTCCCGCTGGTCACCGGTCCGGTCGGCCATGCCGGCCCGGTCAACCATGTGCTGCCGGCCTGGGACGTCTGTTGCGGTGTGTATGCCGCGCTCGCCGTCGTCGCTGCGGTGTGCCGCCGTGACCAAACGCGGATGGGGGCTCGGGTCAGTCTGGCACTGGAAGACGTTGCGCTGGCGACGGCGGGAAACCTGGGGCTGTTGACCGAGCCACAGGTCAATGGGACGCAACGGCCGCGGCTGGGTAATGCCGTCTACGGCCAGTACGGCCAGGACTTCAGCAGCTGCGACGGGGTCGGGTTCATGGTTGTCACGTTGACCGGACGGCACTTTCGCGATCTGGTCGACGTGACCGGCACCGGGACGGCGGTGTCGGCACTGGCCGAGGCGCTGGGCGTGGACTTCGCCGCCGAAGGCGACCGGTACCGCTACCGCGATGTCCTCACGGGCCTTTTCGCGACCTGGTTCGCCGACCACACCGCGGACGAGATCACTGCGGCACTGTCGGGTACCAGCGTGCTCTTCGAACGCTACCGCAGCTTCGCGCAGGTCGCTGCGAGCTCGAAAGTGACTGCCAATCCCTTGTTTTCCGTGCTGCATCAGCCGGGGGTCGGCGAATATCTGGCTCCGGGCCTGCCGGCCGCGTTCGACGGCGCCCACCCGGCCAGCGCGTCTGCACCGGCACTAGGGCAGGACACCGCGGCGGTGCTCACCGAGCGCCTCGGACTGACGGCCGCCGATATCGCGCGGTTGTCGAGCGCTCAGACGATAGGAACAACGGCGCATGACTAG
- a CDS encoding acetyl-CoA C-acetyltransferase, whose product MSDAFICEPVRTPIGRYGGMFKSLSAVDLGVAALNGLMDRTGLPPEAVQDVILGHCYPSSEAPAIGRVVALDAGLPVTVPGMQVDRRCGSGLQAVIHACLQVSNGDNDLVIAGGCESMSNVAFYSTDMRWGGARGGIRVHDGLARGRTTAGGRHHPVAGGMLETAENLRRRYGISRLEQDELAVTSHRRAVTAQQDGFLAAEIIPVAVPTRHGEQLIGTDEHPRADTTLESLGKLKPVLLNQDPQATVTAGNASGQNDAASMCVVTTPAKAAEYGLRPLVRLVSWGLAGVAPDIMGIGPVPATEAALAKAGLRLADIDLIELNEAFAAQALAVMREWNFGAVDRERTNVHGSGISLGHPVGATGGRMLATLARELDRRQARYGLQTMCIGGGQGLAAVFERVA is encoded by the coding sequence ATGAGCGACGCCTTCATCTGCGAGCCGGTCCGCACGCCGATTGGCCGCTACGGCGGAATGTTCAAGTCACTGAGCGCCGTTGACCTCGGCGTCGCCGCGCTCAACGGACTGATGGACCGCACCGGCTTGCCGCCCGAGGCGGTGCAGGACGTGATTCTGGGGCACTGCTATCCCAGCAGCGAGGCACCGGCCATCGGCCGCGTGGTCGCGCTGGATGCCGGCCTGCCGGTCACGGTTCCCGGGATGCAGGTCGACCGCCGCTGCGGCTCGGGTCTGCAGGCCGTGATCCACGCCTGCCTGCAGGTGAGCAATGGCGACAACGACCTCGTCATCGCCGGCGGCTGCGAAAGCATGAGCAATGTCGCGTTCTATTCCACCGATATGCGCTGGGGTGGTGCCCGCGGTGGCATCCGGGTGCACGACGGCCTGGCCCGTGGCCGCACCACGGCCGGGGGCCGGCATCATCCGGTGGCCGGCGGAATGCTGGAGACCGCCGAAAATCTGCGCCGCCGGTACGGCATTTCGCGGCTGGAGCAAGATGAACTCGCGGTGACGTCGCATCGGCGTGCGGTCACCGCGCAACAGGACGGCTTCCTGGCCGCGGAGATCATTCCGGTCGCAGTGCCCACCCGCCACGGCGAGCAGTTGATCGGCACCGACGAACATCCCCGCGCCGACACGACGCTTGAGTCGCTGGGCAAGCTCAAACCCGTTCTGCTGAACCAAGATCCGCAGGCCACGGTGACAGCCGGCAACGCCAGCGGCCAAAACGATGCGGCATCGATGTGCGTGGTCACCACGCCGGCCAAAGCCGCCGAGTACGGCTTGAGGCCGTTGGTCCGTTTGGTGTCCTGGGGGCTGGCGGGGGTGGCTCCCGACATCATGGGCATCGGCCCGGTGCCCGCGACCGAGGCCGCACTCGCCAAGGCGGGCCTGCGGCTGGCCGACATCGATCTCATCGAACTCAACGAAGCGTTCGCCGCGCAGGCGCTTGCGGTGATGCGGGAGTGGAACTTCGGTGCCGTCGACCGGGAACGCACCAACGTGCACGGCTCCGGCATCTCGTTGGGTCATCCCGTCGGCGCGACCGGCGGCAGGATGCTGGCCACCTTGGCACGTGAACTGGATCGGCGCCAGGCGCGCTACGGCCTGCAAACCATGTGCATCGGCGGGGGTCAGGGGCTGGCCGCCGTCTTTGAACGGGTCGCATAG